The Helicoverpa zea isolate HzStark_Cry1AcR chromosome 2, ilHelZeax1.1, whole genome shotgun sequence DNA window TTATTGAGAAAAAAGGCTGTTCTTCCATCATACCACGTGTATTATAATGCAATAtccttttttaaacttaaatgtTGTCTCATTCTTATTTAAGTAATACTTTTTTGCTAATTaaaacaagtcttaaactgtcGAGCTGTCACGCTTATTATACAGCAAGTTAGGAGACACAATTGGACGTATTTCCTGAAACGCGAAGCAATTCATTATGACCTATCACCCATCCATGTAGCGACCGCGTCAAACGCTACTTAGCTGCAAGCTCTTCAATTAATGCACAACTATTTCTCAATATACGTAGATACTGAAATATCTGGAAATGCCACTCGATATATTAGTATGAGCGCGTGGCGCAATCACTGCGCTGATATATTGAGTAGCAAGGGAAGGACGTGAGAAGACTATGTCAAATATACAGACCTATATTCTAGTCGTTTGAGCTCCAACCACGCTCCAACGCATGCCTAAAtctctctctttcctgctatgtatcccacatggtggtggggtcagctttccttatttttcttttccacttcgctctatccatgACGTCGCTCTCGGACACCTGGCACTCTTTCATGTCTTTCGACACTACGTCCCGCCATCTGGTCTTGGGGCGCCCTCTCGATCTTCGACCGGGGATGGAAAGTTGCAGAGCCAAATTTCCCACGTAATCAGGTGGTCTTCTCTTTACGTGGCCATACCACCGTAGCCGATTCTCCTGCAACTTATCTGCGACATCACGCACCCCTAAACTTCCTCGCACATATTCATTACGAATACGATCGAGCCTAGTGACGCCGCACATCCACCTCAACATCTTCATTTCGGCAACCTGGATGGTATGTATGTGCCTTTTGGTTGCAGCCCATGTTTCGCTGCCATACGTAAGGACTGGACGTATGATGGTTTTGTAGATTAAACCCTTGAGCTTGACCGGCATTCTTCTGTCACATATCACACCAGTTACTTCTCGCCACTTCAGCCATGCCTAAATATTTGCGTTTAATTTTAGGTACTATTTACTGAAAGTTTTAAATTTTAGGTGTTTTATGTCAAAACTGAGAAAATgtcgttatttaaataaagtggAAGCAAATCAAACGAAGTGGACTACGCACAATTGCGCAGCTAACTTACTTGTTCTCTTTATTTGGAGATTGAAAATCATCTATAGATATggttttcaattcaattttcaTTGATATATCTATAGATATGGCGGTAAAACCAACCTCTGTTCTATTGGGATTCCTTCGTATAAGCACCGTGCTAACACTTCGAACAACGAAGCAGCCTAAGCATTGGCCTTAAAGAATCCGCATACTTTAGAGAACAACCTAACTACGCTACCATCTGGCCAGCCTTtcccccaactatgttggagttggcttccagtctgatgctgagaaccagtgttttacatagagatGGTCAACACGGACCAACCGGCGACTGCGCAACCGTGCAGCTTTTACTTAGGCACGAGGTCCTCTACCAAGtagcatatcatcatcatccgagcctttttGGCGACTGTGTTTTggtcggcttcaagtctaaccggattcagctgagtactagaactttacaaggagcgactaccaaGAAGCGTATACATAAATCTCAGCTATTAGCAACGAGATTTCCATACCTAGAATTTTCTTCCTCATTGCGAAAAAGTGCAAAATATCATCCCGTATATTCGTCGATGAGGTAAACACACTCCGTCTGACGCCTTCCAAATTTGAATTGACGTCGAACTGATAAAGGCGCCATAAATCGTGGTGAAAAAGGATCCCCCTATAATCCAGACACTTCGTTATTATTCTTCCAAGTTATCTTAAGAAGAAATTATCTGGATTTTAGATTCTTTCAAGTGATGATAATGTAATTGAGTCATTCTGATAGACCTATCGgttagtgttattttttttctttttggcttTAAACTGCAGCCAGGTTCAGACAGTGAGTCAGACAGTGAGAACTAGACACGCTTGttgtaatgtaattttttttaatacaaaacataaaatattttttccgaaTTTTAGTTCCTCCCAAGTTTAGTACCGTTTAATTTATAGCCGACCATATTACCAGCTACAATAATTGTTAATATTGAACATGTAGGTTCAAAAACTTACCTATCTTCTCTAACCAGTTTGGACCTCCAGGTTTCATTTCACCCGCTTCTGAATAactaaaatctttatttcaagTCTCTATTTTATTTAGTCTTCGTTAAGTCTaaatctaattttcagcttagtAAATATTCATCGAAGTAGTATCTGAGTAAGTAAAAAGGACGGTACTGACTTAACTTCAAAGTTCAATTTGCATACTGATCAGGTCAGCTAGGTAAAAAGCGGTACTACCCTATTCTTTATCGTGCCTTTGAAAATCGAAGGACCAGGTGAAGATAGATCTGATATGGTGTCGAGACTAAGAGTACTCACTGCAAACATTTAgtaggccgatagtttgttcagCTCAGTTGGGCTcagaaatcagtatgaagatgaatggcagtacgcatattacaaagatcaggtatttagccggcgtcagaccgactgaaaagattggaatcaagattttatttattaaaaaagttaacatCGGGATACTGTGTTGGCTGGCtatcaaatataattaaaccataaccaaaactaaaaattttaatttcagCAAGTAATGCCTACACGGCTGCTTAATGTACGAGTTACTTCTACTTCCAAAAACTCGTGGAAAACATTTTAGTCAAAAAGTTAAACTCTAAGTTTAAGTTCGGACTGCTGTAACTTTACAAAGTTTTGCCATCGTTACTGGAAATACTTTTTACGTAAGTGTTTAGtaatcataaatttatttaagacttccgagccttttcacaactatgttgggctcggcttccagtctaaccagatgcagctgagtaccagtgttttacaaggagcaactgccttatctgacctcctcattcTTAGTAAACAGCTATTTTaagaaaacggacgtttatgttggcggtgaacttgggcctaagtaTACCATATACAAATGGGAAGAAACGTAAAACTCCCCGGCTTTGCTAGAAGTGAAAATGCAATCTCTGTGTAGGTAACTAAAAAATTCTTCAAGAAAACGATCCTAGAAGCGCTCTCTTACGTGGGATTCAGAGGGACGCAGTCTTGCCAACACTATTCCTTCTAGAAATCTGTAACTCTACTTTAAGAGCATTTTTATGGGCCAAACTTACATGTTTTTACgtaagatattatttaaactttaaatcGTTGTTCTTTTTCTGGGTCGTAGTaccattttatcttttaaattctctattaaaataaaaattaaaatctattaaATTATTGCAGCATTCAACACTCATACTTTAGTTTCCTTGAAGAATTCCTCGAATTCCAAAGAAGTTGCGATTGGAAAATTTTGAGACAATTTAAACTCTGTCTATTTGGaaccaacaaaacaaaacataaacatcaAGTTACCACGTTTTTAATCTGACCATTAGCCCCTTTATCTGACCCGCGGTTCGTCGGTTCGTCGAAAAGTTTAGCCGTGTGTCACGAGTAAAGTCAAGCCGACTGTTTACTGAAGACTTTGTAGGGAAAAGCTTTCACATTGCCTCCAACCTTTCTGTTTGCCACCGATTTACGTTGTACAATATATTCGCACGTGTGTAGTTAAGTAGGCTTAAGACTGTTTGTTCGGGAATATTATAACGTTAGGTGTATTTTGGTTCTTTTCTATGCAGATTtcagttaattatttttcttttttcattccCTTGTATACTGAATTGCTAAGTTAAGTTAAGCTAAAAGTCTTGGTGGCCAAGTGGGTAAAGCATCAACCTCTTTTGTacgagtgtgggttcgattccaggtcaggcaggCTACTTTCGTAGTATATTATCTTGGaaaccaatggctgataaagaggtgaaggaaaacatctccaGGGAAACCTAGACTATTTagtttgaaatcaccaacccgcattgagcaagcgtggtgattaacgctcaatccttctccatggaaggcctgtgcccaggaGTTGGACGATATTAAGGGACGCTGTAACTAACTGAATTCCTTGTCACAGAGTTCAATAACTATAAAAtgcattatatttttgtttttatgtaggtaaatatccTAAATCTGACACATTTAAGGTAAATGTTGTGTTTATCcttaatgagggttttctaaaatggcaatccacgaggtggcagcaccgagtcgtcaggtccaataactgtcaaagtgcttatctttactatgaatagtgaacgattttagtgtttttttttattttataattaaagcactgcattattgttttactattgcagttgagtaaataaaaaaaactaaatcatattgtgttaacaaatttttcaacaagcttttccttagtaccagtgacttttgcaccttctctcttagctcaatttttagttcggaaaccttattctgaccgtagtccataataaaatcaataatacttccaatataacagaatttcaataaacaataagttcggcacctacaattccatactatttgacagctgtttggaccagacaCATACGTGGCACCACCCGGTGGcagaaaaaatttcaaaaaccctCATTGGCATATGTATTGTTGTACTGTAGGTGAATCTAATTAATAAACACATTTATCAATGAACGGGCCAATACTTACAAATCTTATAATTACGTACAATATGAAATAGAATTATTTGACCAACATTGAATTATCCAGttgatgtaattaattattgtacAAGCAATCCTTTTCACCAAACTAGAGGGATATCTCGCcgtatattttattcagtacTCATCTTCATCATAAAGTATGCATCGAGGGTCAAGTTATGTTGGTTTTATCCGATTAATATCTTATAGTTGGGAACTTACACCGGTTGATAAGGTGGTAGGGTAAATATATATGTTGATGATTTGCAAAGTGGTCTGATGAgacgttaattttatttacaaaattatctattactagctgttgcccgcgacttcgtctgcgtgggcaatatagaatttccaatttcgtttatttaatcgttcattgctcaacccccgtggGTGATAGCgtaataatatatagcctatgtgttgatcCGGCCTCCAAGTAGCAGTCATgtaaaattttgatttaaatacatgcagtactttttgagtttatccgggacaaacatacagacaaacagacaaaaattctaaaaactacatatttgggttcagaatcgattatggatcaccccccaagtattcttttaaaaaaatattcaatgtacagttttgactttcctatcatgttattatatgtatagattatttgTAAGCACTTATTTTTACGTGCCTCGAAAATATTGTTGCACAGACTCAAACTTATGCAATCAGGTTTATAGCTAAAATACTGTGTAAGAGTACCAAATGTTTTGTTCTGCCAGTTATCAACGGACATTACCGTTGTTTGCAAGAATTTTGGAGTGAGGATTCTTATAGGTTAATTGTGCTGACTGATAGCAACTGTGAACTGCAGCAGAAAACGGTCAGACTGTAAAAGGTTTATCTTAAGAATATCAAGTATCCTCTATTGACAGCCCTGTGGTATAGGGAGAGACCGCAACTCGTTGGGTGGTCCACTTCGAAACCTCTCTATGGTCGAGCCTACAAGGTCGAAGGGAGTAATTGATACTTGAAGTTACCTGACCTAGTTGGAGGAGTGATGATTTTGAACTAGggttattttaaaactgtttcttGGACCGAATAGGATGCGAGAAGAAACTTGCACAGCACAGAACACACACAAGAAACACACACACAGAACACACACAAACAGAACACACACAGAACACACACAAGAAATCTGCACAGCACAGAGTTCATCAGcctaacaacaaaaacaatacaatttgatgattttaaacGTCCGAAAATGGGGCTTTTAAAAAGCGATAAAATCTAGAACATAAACTAGCCTATGTATTTTCATACATTCGGATTTCTTTAGCATTTTTAAGTTTGAATCTTATGTATGCAATGGCTGTTccgaaaaaatatacatatatgagaTAGTTCTTTTCCCAATGATATACTTTTGAGaatgaataaaataagaaaaatgatAGCTCCGAGAATCACGTAAAGGACATAAAACAGAGACTTGAAGCTGTTTGGGTACCAGACTTTCTTTTTGCGGCATTTATTATCTCCTGCTTTTGCTAAATGGGTatttttaacagatttttttcTGACTTCTCTCATATTCTTAGAGAATTATTTATGTACCCAGGACATTAGTAAGTATCTCTTTTTTCATAGGAAATCATTGGACCCCTGTGCaatgtgagggagtgtcagactcagaGTTTATACCATCGAAATTTGGAGTCCACTATCAGTCTATTTGGTTTCTGATTAACCTCGATCgtgcagtgttttttttaaactatctcCAAAACTCTATAACCTTTTTAGTAAATGAAAATCCTTCAACTGCAATtggatagaaataaaaacaaataacctgAAGGTATGAAAGCCTTAGGCACACATGTAGAATTTTACACTCTCTTTCTTTATTGGGTCGGGTAAGGTTATAGCAAATTTACGAGTGCGTCCTGTGACAGAGTGGCTgtaaagtacctatttgtttggTTTAGTGTCTATAATTTACTTGCGCAGTATATCTGGGTCACGGCCGGATTTCGGTACTTCTTTTAGATGTTCCTTGTAAAATTGGTGGCACGTGAGTTTTTGATGCTGGGTTtagaactgttttttttttgttttaatatgcttaacgatatacatatgtaattgGATAAAGTACCTTATATGTTCTTATAATGTTATTGCATTGTTAAGGAGATAAGCGAACATTGGTAAGAATTTTTAAGATTACTTTTATGACCAAATGTGTTTTTCTGTAAACTCTAACAAATCATCCCTTTAAAGACATGCTGTTATACGTACCTATTATACGTCCGTTTTAAGAGAAGATCTCATTACCGTTAGCCCTTGGCctgagtttaaaatattaaaatttaatttgcatGTAACGGTAGCTTGCGGTGCGTCCTATGTAAGCGATCTGGATGCGAACGTGAAGCGACGCGAAAACAACAAACATTCGCTTCACGTGACGTTACGCGATAAGGCGCGGCGAACCGTACAATATTGAATTGGCTTTGGATCGCATCGCATTCGCGTCCGCGCTGGTTCGCCCACACAGGACGCGGCCTTACTTTAGAGCCTAAATTATTCTTAATGCGTGGCTAGACTGAAAGCAACTGCATTAATTAGAGAGCGGTCAGAACTACCGTAGGTAATTCACTTCATTTACATTGCAAGGTTTGTGTATCTACGCAAAGTTTTCCGGGAAAAATATTCCTACCTGTAGAAGTGAATTATAAACGTATAATTCTAGCTTACACCAGCAATTTTACTCGTGCCTGTAGGAGCTACTTCGTGCAAACAGATTATAAGCCTATTGAAATTACAGACTACAAACCTTTCTCGATAAATCGGATCTAACacggaaatatttattttatatgtttgcTTCCTATCCGCGTATGCAACATCAATTTCAACACATTTTCCATAAATATAACACCATATTTTCAGAActgtaaatatataaaagaagaCTAGAAAAGACATTAAATACTAACCGTTTCTCGCAGTTTTAGCCGCGTTCGAGGGATCTTTTCTCTGTACAGGATAACCAGtgacataggtacataaattttaataacCTAAAGAAAAGGGAATtggtaaaactaataaaatcgGGTCAGTAGATACAGATATTATCCCCTTAAAATGCCAAATATACACAAACTTAActtcattttaatataaaacatagTATTGAAGATTTGAAGTATACATAGATTTATTTATCATCTTACAAAATCATGGAAGTAATATCAGGGTGAAAGTTAAAAAATCTTCTGAACAATATGTTTGGTCACGATTCGAAAGTTCTTTATACTAGCAATATCGAAGTTTTGGACTACCGTAAACTATATTGGGGGCTATCGGCATTAAACGCCTCGGGCGAATCacctactttttattaaagtttatttcagattttatcCACCTGCTATAAAATTACTTAcagaaactttatttttgtttcgggatctttaaattattaattatttttgtatataagcattgtttgcatttaattcgtagattttacgtgaatcccgaacaaacaaacagataaacagacaaacagacaaaaatgacaaaaatgatggaaatgggttctgttagttatcctttaacatgctggctattttttttgtcaatttcttcaatgtacaaaaattacttttctacagatttattatatgtatagatagtttATTTtccatttgttttaatattgctAAGTTAACTTATCGTTCTTTTCATATGCAGAAGATAACCGCTTTGTATTGAAGTCGGCTTGTTACAAAACTTCAACAAATTACCattaatttaggtacctattcaaAAACATAATCAGGCACACTTAATATTTATCTATTCTAGCCTCTGTAACTTgatatatattgatatatattACTACAGTTGAGACTTGATGGTGATTTACAACTTAAAGTGATAAATCAGCATTAAATCAGCATTCGATTTACAAATACAGCACAAAAAacctccccagcaacacatgtctgtctggtttaaaaaacataatctatacttaaagagtaaagtaaaaaagagcaaacattattttttatttgtttgttcgtttttaAAGTCgccgaaattactgaaccgattttttttaaatactgaatttctgtcactgttggaaaacttCATTATCTACGCGTCAAATAACCTATTTTTAgttgatgataaaaaaaaaaaacaattctcagctttaattttcttgataaaataggaaaaacttttttgtttgtatgtaaactACACTAAAAACGCAATCAAACAAGAATACCGCATGCAGAAATACAATTTTGATATTGCGGTATCGTGGTACCGCAGTGTCCACAGTAAATTAAATAAGCTCATTGTCCAAAACGGTTCCGTTATAAAATTACCGCTAAACCAAATTAACATCCATTACCTGAAATCCGCATCCTGGTGTAGGTACCAAGTTTTCCATTATAGTATTTATTCAGTACTAgggaaataatttttgtttgtacaataaagctccgaaactaccagaccgatttgcaaaattcttgcTCTTTTGGGTAGCTAcgtatttaaactttttatacataaaaaaggaaacattaACAAGTGTCAACAAAATTCATGATTCACCATTCATTATctaatgaaacccgctttccgttgtcacgacataacatgaaaatggctagaccgatttagctgaaaatcaaaggggaggtaacttagacccagGAGATGATTTTAGGatttagtttttgtcaccacccggctacgggacgcgggtgaaaccgcgcaTGATTCATTCATTATTCTTAGTAAATTTTGGAATACATACGACGGCTTAGGGTCTggtcagacagaccggctcggagagaagagcaaattcttaccactttgaaaatcgagtacctacttagtatttgtagtaaggtttatttttggatgtgaCTTCACCACCGcgacttttatttttatcaatgagtgttatgttaaaaataattcaggTCATAATGTATAGTAGTTTATTCTctatatatgtaaatacatgACGTATgttaattatgaataaataatacaatagatGGTTTTGTGGTTGTGGTTAAAAACGATTGCACCATTGtctattattgttttatctatattttaagAAACATTAAGCATTATTAATGAAGGAAAAATCTTCGGGATGCACGTGTAACTACAGGAAACATAttatattcaattcaatataatataataaattatatctttatttataattgttttacGAAGTTCCACAGTTAATCGGCTGTATTGATTTCTATGAAATGTTAAGTGGtgacaaattattttaacaggATAGTTTTACGTACTTTACTTTTAAACCGCTGAACTGATTTCTATGAAATGTTAAGTGGtgacaaattattttaacaggATAGTTTTACgtacttttacttttaaaccGCTGTACTGATTTCTATGAAATGTTATGTGGAGTAAGATAATGAGATCTTTAATTGCCCTTATAAGTCTGATACCTGCTAATCCAACTagtatcctacttcctactaatcctactaatattataagtgtgtttctgagaatgtatggatgtacattatgtttgttattctttgacgaaaaaacggctggacccatttggttgaaatttttgtatatagataggtgataccctggattaaaatataggctacattttatcctcACACCATGCGGGCAAAGCCGTGGGCTGGAGCTTGTAAAACATAAATTCCTTTGACTCCAATTAGTTCCAAATTTAACCGGTATTAATTTGGACCGTCTTATCTTTATTATGAAGATCTAGATTCTTCAGCAGCTGAGTCGAAGCATGAGCAAGTTTGTGACGTCTTTACTCTAAGTTGGCTCGTTAACAGCTCAACTGAACTCTTACTTACTGACTTTGTCAAAGACtaagttaataaaattataagcgTACATCGTATTTCTttatgatgcaattttttattactttaaataagaataaaaaaaagagttttttCTCGAGATTTTCGTACAtgtcgcgggttcgattcctgctTAGTAGGACCACTAAAACTGAAGTGGACCTTCAATAGCAGTAGGTATCCTAAAATATcagtaattgaaattaaaaaaaattacaaatatatgcattgataaatattattttgtagaaggataacaaaaattaaattatttattacaaaataattcactaacaattatttacttatttatattgtagAACAAATGTTTTTCTGCAAATATAACAACAGAATTGACTtacatagaaatattatttactttttaagcTATATACCTAGTTTTAACATGCGTCATGTCTGTGATTTTATCTATGACGCGTGTTCTCAGTTCACGTGCAAACGACTAGCTATGACAGCGAATCCTGTTAATTAATACGATAACTCCTATTACACTGCATATTGCAGTGTTTTACTACCTATCTCTTTAAATCTATACATCTTTTGAAGTTATTTCTTAATACACTATCACAACAGTTTTCACCTGTCAGATAAAACCTTGAGAATAAGCGGAAAATGCAGTGAAACCAGAAATTGTTAAGAAAGATATACGAATAAGAATTACAAACCATAGGTACAggattattttcaaagaaagtGACAATTCTAAATTAATGATAAAAGACAGTCAAACCTTTCACGACTGATTTTAGTCATAATTAACACAAATTACAAAGACAACCAACTGACATCCACACTAGCATCTTTTAATTCAGTTAAGATGCCACAAAAGTGCACCACATTAATTATTCAGTTCAAAACGTGTCTTTGTTTCACTGTAATTAGCCCAAATTGTCCCAAGACGTTGGGGCGCAGCGACAAATTTGCAACGAAACGGTGCACTTAGGAGATGCAATGCGCGTAAGGCTGGGTGCAGACTGTATAACTATGCTCGTGTTGGTCTGTTTTTCCCGTGTCTCCTTATTCAATCTTAGGTCTAACTGATCATGACTCAGtgagaattttaaaataaactaacgtCACGTGAAACCCGAGTTTCCGAACATTTCTCACGAATCCTTTTATATTTGGAAGACTGTAATGACATGAAAAAAAGTAATGACCAGGGGACCCtgttcccggctgtcattgaacttcTTCTTCAGTTGTTACGGGTACCTAGTCAGTAGCCTGTAAATCTGGCAACCAGTTTTACCGAAGGGTATTGAGTTGTCCGGataactgggtttaggaggCCAGATTGGCAgccactccttgtaaaacactggcactcagctacatccggttagactggaagccgaccccataaataattggtaaaaggctcggaagaagatGTTGCTTCTGGATTTCTTTATACTCTAGAGCCGTGGTAGCTCTGCCGTACTCTGCCGAAGCCCTAGAGTCCTAGAAAGAAGTatcaaaaacattatattttcctTAGTAAGACAGCAGCCTTAGACTAGGACATACACATAATTATGTGCCGTTCCGTGTTTCCGTTAAGTGGCTGGGTCGTGAGCGGAATTTACGCCTACATAGGTATCTCTAGTACTCACGTAAAGGTTCGATTTGTTCACCATATATGCACAAATACGGTTTAAAAAGTTATTACTAAAAAATCGTATAGTGTCGAAGAATATTTCAGTGATAAATCTCTAcaactagaaaaataaattctaatgtCACACTGATATTATAAAAGTATGTGTTTATTAACTCCTTCACGCGCAAACGGCTCAACAGATAATTTAGAATCGGAAAAGCATATAGCTTATTTTTATCCAGATATGCGAAGTCACCTACCGTGATTAGTTCTGAGAtcaaataaaccggccaagtgcgagtcggactcgcgcaccgagggttccgtacaaatgatagttaaaaagtgagtttcgcgccaaccgttcagtttagaacaatcatagttatggtaatttcgtgagagtcaaaatagttaatattttttattttataatataactaaaatagtaggccagtaccttgtaaaagttattttattgaagttatttatttacaacattttatagtcatcattcagaaatctgattgaaaataactaattatgtcttaaaggtcatggggcatatctgacccgctttgtaaaaagtggcggacatgaaccaaagtagttttaaatcgtggagaatggtatgacgtttctttgaatataaatattttattaaaattccatggagacgaatgtccaggatcgtttgaaaaatataaaagacaagcagtttcagaggattgtacaggttgcaatgctagtttttattgttaaagacatttcataaagaaggaaggtgccaatccggatgaccaggatctgatgaggatctggacaccctgagaaatcgagggcaactcttgaatattgtaggcacgcatcgagtcataaccagacatgtgagtgtatttttgagggtactggtaaacagtgaaggtttggagctgatttgattatggagactacagagagtcaagggaactcccgaacggtatgttgcaactaccacgtgtttgagcttattttattcgtattggcgaagactttccacaaagataggtttgactgccattgtgggatcgacagctaagatcagatatagttatgggaactcctttacaatttataacgtaaccttgtgttggagcttattttattttaagtgatgagaattcactactaacttgggttaaagcagccattgcaggaatgggatcttttatttttgagggattaatcacctaaagagccccagtttcaggtttttttcgaaaccgcctgacgacttgtagctgtcgaattgtaacaacgacttctagagagtaggattcgtggctgctggctttacgtttctagagccttgacaaaagtgtaattctgtccctttctttgttttataaagttggcattatttcattttgtagcattttacaaacaaatccaacttcaaacatataaaaaagcaacaagaaaacaaaagcaagaaagaaattaaaaagatattaggtgcatcggtctagaagtcggtgtctagaggatgcatctatatttatttaaccaccgagatctagaccga harbors:
- the LOC124641702 gene encoding uncharacterized protein LOC124641702, whose translation is MPVKLKGLIYKTIIRPVLTYGSETWAATKRHIHTIQVAEMKMLRWMCGVTRLDRIRNEYVRGSLGVRDVADKLQENRLRWYGHVKRRPPDYVGNLALQLSIPGRRSRGRPKTRWRDVVSKDMKECQVSESDVMDRAKWKRKIRKADPTTMWDT